Proteins encoded within one genomic window of Gloeobacter kilaueensis JS1:
- the arsM gene encoding arsenosugar biosynthesis arsenite methyltransferase ArsM: MKEYLQTAIEVYKEAAITPQPALCCVQQAALFLPGLVIPPAMEQMNYGCGTTVHLQDMAPDQRILYIGVGGGLEALKFAYFCRQPGGVVAVDPVDEMLDRARINLEEAARLNDWFEPEFVELYLGDALDLPVADATVDLVAQNCLFNIFEPAELRVALQQVRRVLKPGGRLILSDPIATRPVPEHLRRDERLRAMCLSGCLPLDTYLDLIAQAGFGQIDVRARRPYRMLDRTRYNLPADLLLESVELAAYNLPVPPDGPCIFTGKTAIYTGSDEHFDDRAGHIIPVDVPSAVCDKTAAKLASLAHPQLVITPSTWHYSGGGCC, from the coding sequence GTGAAAGAATATCTGCAGACCGCCATCGAGGTTTATAAAGAAGCGGCGATCACGCCCCAGCCTGCCCTCTGCTGTGTGCAGCAGGCGGCACTGTTTCTGCCGGGGCTCGTAATTCCGCCCGCGATGGAGCAGATGAATTACGGCTGCGGCACGACCGTTCACCTGCAGGACATGGCCCCTGATCAGCGCATTCTCTATATCGGTGTGGGCGGCGGCCTCGAAGCGCTCAAATTTGCTTATTTTTGCCGCCAACCGGGGGGTGTGGTGGCCGTCGATCCGGTTGATGAAATGCTCGATCGGGCCCGGATCAACCTGGAGGAAGCGGCCCGGCTCAACGACTGGTTCGAGCCCGAATTTGTCGAACTGTACCTCGGCGACGCCCTCGATCTGCCGGTGGCCGATGCCACAGTCGATCTGGTCGCCCAGAACTGTCTATTTAACATCTTTGAACCTGCCGAGTTGCGGGTGGCCCTCCAGCAGGTGCGCCGGGTGCTCAAGCCCGGTGGACGGCTGATTCTCTCCGACCCGATCGCTACCCGGCCCGTCCCCGAGCACCTGCGGCGCGACGAGCGGTTGCGGGCGATGTGCCTGAGCGGCTGCCTCCCTCTCGATACCTACCTGGATCTGATCGCCCAGGCCGGTTTTGGCCAGATCGATGTTCGCGCCCGCCGTCCCTACCGGATGCTCGATCGCACCCGCTACAACCTGCCCGCCGATCTCCTGCTCGAAAGCGTCGAACTGGCCGCTTACAACCTGCCGGTCCCACCGGACGGCCCCTGCATCTTCACCGGTAAGACAGCCATCTACACCGGCAGCGACGAACACTTCGACGATCGGGCCGGTCACATCATCCCGGTCGATGTGCCGAGCGCCGTCTGCGACAAGACCGCCGCCAAACTGGCCAGCCTCGCCCATCCCCAGCTGGTGATCACCCCGAGCACCTGGCACTACAGCGGCGGGGGCTGCTGCTGA
- a CDS encoding sigma-70 family RNA polymerase sigma factor → MQTANRPTMSERQQQVLSHIGLVYRTAHRLSRISREPFEDLVQVGILGLIRAIDRFDPARGNAFSSFAAPYIQGEMQHYLRDRADSIRLPRRWQELARQAQKLGLLGMERLPEQQIAHALGITLDEWLAVSEAQRNRVPLSLDAPLGPHPEAPTLAESLPDRTGQYRRQNDEDRLLLQQALSSLDPLTRDIVESVFLRECTRHETARRIGISPVTVSRRLRQGVAQLQHLLQDPGSAPPEVTGYPITIAVDPRRLSA, encoded by the coding sequence ATGCAGACCGCCAACCGCCCGACGATGAGCGAGCGCCAGCAACAGGTGCTCAGCCACATTGGCCTCGTCTATCGAACTGCCCACCGACTGAGCCGCATCAGCCGCGAACCTTTCGAGGATCTCGTCCAGGTCGGCATCCTCGGCCTGATCCGCGCCATCGATCGCTTCGATCCGGCGCGGGGCAACGCCTTCAGTTCCTTTGCCGCCCCCTACATCCAGGGTGAGATGCAGCACTACCTGCGCGATCGGGCCGACAGTATCCGCCTGCCGCGCCGCTGGCAGGAACTGGCCCGTCAGGCCCAAAAGCTCGGCCTGCTGGGTATGGAACGGCTGCCAGAACAACAGATCGCCCACGCCCTGGGGATTACCCTCGACGAATGGCTCGCGGTCAGCGAGGCTCAGCGCAACCGCGTTCCTCTGAGCCTCGATGCGCCCCTCGGGCCGCACCCGGAGGCACCCACCCTGGCAGAGTCGTTGCCCGACCGCACGGGGCAGTACCGCCGTCAGAACGACGAGGACCGCTTGCTGCTCCAGCAGGCTCTCAGCTCTCTCGATCCGCTCACCCGCGATATCGTCGAGTCGGTTTTTCTGCGAGAATGCACCCGACACGAGACTGCACGACGCATAGGCATTTCCCCAGTTACAGTCTCGCGAAGGCTGCGACAGGGCGTGGCGCAATTGCAGCATTTGCTACAAGATCCGGGCAGCGCGCCGCCGGAGGTCACCGGCTATCCGATTACTATCGCCGTTGATCCCCGTCGGCTCAGCGCTTAA
- a CDS encoding gluconokinase produces MVIVVLGVSGAGKTSFSKALAAAMGWQFADADDFHSAQAIAKMHAHFPLSDADRLPWLARLHQAIRTWQGQKRDVVLACSALKERYRQVLKAGDPAVQFVFLQISFALASQRVAKRAAAGGHFMPPDLLQSQFDDLEVPTEAIVVDMDKHEPLDVQIEQVRRQLGL; encoded by the coding sequence ATGGTAATTGTTGTCCTGGGCGTTTCAGGAGCCGGTAAAACCTCTTTCAGCAAAGCGCTCGCCGCTGCTATGGGCTGGCAATTTGCTGACGCCGACGATTTTCATTCTGCCCAGGCGATTGCCAAGATGCACGCCCATTTTCCGCTCAGCGACGCCGACCGCCTGCCCTGGCTGGCACGATTACACCAGGCGATCCGGACCTGGCAGGGGCAAAAGCGCGACGTCGTTCTTGCCTGCTCCGCCCTCAAGGAGCGCTACCGCCAAGTACTCAAAGCGGGCGATCCGGCAGTCCAGTTCGTCTTTTTGCAAATTAGCTTTGCCCTGGCCAGTCAGCGGGTGGCCAAGCGCGCCGCTGCCGGGGGCCACTTCATGCCCCCGGACCTGCTGCAAAGCCAGTTCGACGACCTCGAAGTGCCAACGGAGGCGATCGTCGTCGATATGGACAAACACGAACCCCTCGACGTGCAGATCGAGCAGGTCCGGCGGCAGTTGGGCCTGTAA
- a CDS encoding IPT/TIG domain-containing protein, whose protein sequence is MKRHFPLAGSILLATGLLLAPTTIHLQTATAQQVAPADDALRQLYNDKRRFEELSGAARTALERRFGPKVPLRAPAYPAPVPSAEVPLDGFTNVLVNNPAADRTAQDTQSETTIVLGSGSTVVAAYNDSGSFLGGASKFTGYAVSTDGGTTFVDKGALPTVTGGDAGDPGLARDTTTGTIYFLTLEFSPGNSLKVFRSTDNGQTFSSAVSNGSPGFPTSTFNDKAWITVDNFPGPGNGNVYLGFRPFPVSGGNMAFTRSTDGGATFGPSGGLALTGSATGDAGGQGAFVLVGPDHAVYYFWYDSGNSKRRISVRKSTDLGVSFAPKVQVSANLLATGTNGDLGLNGGFRTNSFPHAAVNPVSGDLYAVYNDRASSADRGNVYLVTSTDGGATWSSPILVNDDGTTNDQFMPTVAVTPDGSRLIVGFYDRRLDPNNSLIDRFSAIATLSGGAVTFAPNFRVSSQSFPVVIGQDPVVNTTYMGDYDQIAADNAFFYSTWGDNRDSNSFHTNQPDVRFAKIPVTGTGTITPTIASFTPASGPVGTPVTITGTNFTGATAVTFRGAGATFSVNAAGTQINTTVPTGARTGRIRVTTPNGQAVSATVFRVTP, encoded by the coding sequence GTGAAGAGACACTTTCCACTTGCCGGTTCGATCCTCCTGGCGACCGGCCTGCTTCTGGCCCCAACGACCATTCACCTTCAAACCGCTACAGCCCAACAAGTCGCACCGGCTGACGATGCTCTGCGCCAGCTCTACAACGACAAGCGGCGCTTCGAGGAACTCTCCGGCGCGGCCCGCACCGCCCTCGAGCGGCGCTTCGGTCCAAAGGTACCGCTCCGAGCGCCCGCTTACCCGGCTCCTGTTCCGAGTGCGGAGGTACCGCTCGACGGATTTACCAACGTCCTGGTCAACAACCCAGCCGCCGATCGCACCGCCCAGGACACCCAGAGCGAGACGACGATCGTGTTGGGAAGCGGCAGCACCGTCGTCGCCGCCTACAACGACTCCGGTTCGTTTCTAGGCGGTGCCTCCAAGTTCACCGGCTATGCCGTCTCGACCGACGGCGGCACGACCTTCGTCGATAAGGGTGCCCTGCCCACCGTTACCGGCGGCGACGCAGGCGATCCGGGCCTGGCGCGGGATACGACCACCGGCACGATTTATTTTCTCACCCTCGAATTTAGCCCCGGCAATTCCCTCAAGGTCTTTCGCTCCACCGACAACGGCCAGACCTTCAGCAGTGCCGTCTCCAACGGCTCGCCCGGTTTTCCCACCTCGACTTTCAACGACAAAGCCTGGATCACCGTGGACAACTTCCCCGGTCCCGGCAACGGCAACGTCTACCTGGGCTTTCGGCCCTTCCCGGTTTCTGGGGGCAACATGGCCTTCACCCGCTCCACCGACGGCGGCGCGACCTTTGGGCCCAGCGGCGGTCTGGCGCTCACCGGCTCCGCTACCGGCGACGCAGGTGGCCAGGGAGCCTTCGTGCTCGTCGGCCCCGATCACGCGGTCTATTACTTCTGGTACGACAGCGGCAACAGCAAGCGGCGGATCTCGGTGCGCAAGTCCACCGACTTAGGCGTGAGCTTCGCCCCCAAAGTCCAGGTTTCTGCCAACTTGCTCGCTACCGGCACCAACGGCGATCTGGGCTTGAACGGCGGCTTTCGCACCAACAGCTTCCCCCACGCGGCGGTGAACCCGGTGAGCGGCGATCTGTACGCGGTCTACAACGATCGAGCCAGTAGCGCTGACCGGGGCAACGTTTACCTTGTCACCTCCACCGACGGCGGGGCCACCTGGAGCAGCCCGATTCTGGTCAACGATGACGGCACGACCAACGACCAGTTCATGCCGACCGTCGCCGTCACCCCGGACGGCTCGCGGCTCATCGTCGGCTTCTACGACCGCAGGCTCGATCCGAACAACTCCCTCATCGACCGCTTCTCAGCGATCGCTACCCTCTCCGGCGGTGCTGTCACCTTCGCTCCCAACTTCCGGGTAAGCAGCCAATCTTTCCCGGTAGTGATCGGTCAAGATCCAGTCGTTAACACCACCTACATGGGCGACTACGACCAGATCGCCGCCGACAACGCCTTCTTCTACAGCACCTGGGGCGACAACCGCGACTCCAACAGCTTCCACACCAACCAGCCGGACGTGCGCTTCGCCAAGATCCCGGTCACAGGCACCGGCACCATCACCCCCACGATCGCAAGCTTCACCCCTGCCTCCGGCCCGGTGGGGACTCCCGTCACGATCACGGGCACCAACTTCACCGGAGCCACCGCCGTCACCTTCCGGGGAGCCGGAGCCACCTTCAGCGTCAACGCCGCCGGAACCCAGATCAACACGACCGTTCCAACCGGTGCCCGCACCGGTCGCATCCGGGTCACCACACCCAACGGTCAGGCCGTGAGCGCTACGGTCTTTAGAGTGACGCCCTAA
- a CDS encoding serine/threonine-protein kinase has product MTPEQERFNRIQELFTAALELEADARAAFLSKECWEDTALRKAVEDFLEEHENAKLDSFLEQPLINQDVLLDALTAELENPPLIGIYQLIRQLGEGGMGTVYLAERADGQFDMQVAIKIIRQDASNAELVKRFRAERQMLANLKNENIARLFDGGTTPDGRPYFVMDYVDGEPIDRYCDDKKLNIGERLKLFCQVCSAVSYAHAQGIVHRDLKPGNILVTKDGSPKLLDFGIAKLINPTEAVSSLAATQSFTPRYASPEQVQSQPVSFVSDIYSLGVILYELLTGHSPYPKSATTPKEQMQLIQEGNLLRPSEAISCFSTLQAEEIARARKESKPNKLRQLLQGDLDSILLKALSKQPDQRYASVDALVKDIECYLADKPVSARASDLLYRTGKFLKRNRAGLATAALVAGSISALWLGQGKFPFGPPPVRAIAVLPFKNIDPDPRNSYLSDGITEDISTKLGEVGSLDIISNEAMKRYKNSKKSPREIGAELGATALVTGSIQRDGERIHITSRLIEANTEKQIWAKSFDRLNEDIFVIQNIIATDIAQILKAKLTPEVISQITQKPTTSLDAYNYYRKGLEYYSFYRKSDNEQAIRLFQKALGKDPNFALAWSGLGDSYAQRVEKFGYSTKWLDYSIVSSQKALALNPNLAEGYKSLGLAYLYKGFFRKALQAEEKAISINPSFFAALNVYAFANGYRGDWDIALKALKKAQRLNLISAYGYISLAEAYIALNMDSEAEQQLLQAIQLQPDVYNGHKQLSHLYLIQGKYNDAYKQAQVCVSVAPNSADCNAAVGNLELQRGNLQNALNYYLKIPAVLRAEYYGASIGFIYKSLGKRKTSDLYLRNYIKYGERAFAYGSEDLDIAYRMATAYSVLGRKSEALTHLRHAFRLGWRAYREAQIDPLFSKLRHDSEFVYILREAEIAVKRMQETTTENR; this is encoded by the coding sequence GTGACACCTGAACAGGAGCGCTTCAATCGCATTCAGGAGCTGTTTACTGCTGCTCTCGAACTCGAAGCGGACGCTCGCGCTGCCTTTTTAAGCAAAGAGTGCTGGGAAGATACTGCCTTGCGTAAGGCAGTCGAAGACTTTCTTGAAGAACACGAAAACGCAAAGCTCGACAGTTTTCTTGAGCAGCCTCTGATAAACCAGGATGTACTGCTAGACGCCCTGACTGCCGAACTCGAAAACCCGCCTCTCATCGGTATCTATCAGCTCATCCGCCAACTCGGAGAAGGCGGTATGGGAACTGTCTACCTGGCTGAGCGAGCAGATGGTCAGTTCGACATGCAAGTGGCAATCAAGATCATCCGCCAAGATGCCAGCAACGCCGAACTGGTGAAGCGCTTTCGGGCTGAGCGGCAAATGCTCGCAAACCTGAAAAACGAAAACATTGCCCGGCTCTTCGACGGTGGTACCACCCCCGATGGTCGGCCCTACTTCGTGATGGATTATGTCGATGGTGAGCCCATCGATCGCTACTGTGACGACAAAAAGCTGAATATCGGTGAGAGGCTGAAACTTTTCTGTCAAGTCTGTTCTGCTGTCAGCTACGCCCATGCTCAGGGCATCGTTCACCGGGATCTCAAACCGGGCAACATCCTGGTGACAAAGGACGGTAGCCCCAAGCTGCTCGATTTTGGTATCGCCAAACTCATCAATCCGACTGAAGCAGTTTCTTCTCTTGCAGCCACCCAGAGCTTTACACCTCGATATGCAAGCCCCGAGCAAGTCCAATCACAGCCTGTCTCCTTCGTGAGCGATATCTACTCACTGGGAGTCATTCTCTATGAACTTCTCACTGGACATTCGCCCTATCCGAAATCCGCCACGACTCCAAAAGAGCAGATGCAATTGATCCAGGAAGGAAATTTGCTGCGTCCAAGTGAAGCAATCTCCTGCTTCAGCACACTCCAAGCCGAAGAAATTGCCCGAGCGCGAAAAGAAAGCAAACCAAACAAACTGCGTCAGCTCCTGCAAGGTGATCTCGATAGCATCTTGCTCAAGGCGCTCAGCAAACAGCCCGACCAGCGTTACGCCTCCGTAGATGCTCTGGTTAAAGACATTGAGTGCTATTTAGCGGATAAGCCTGTCTCTGCCAGAGCTAGCGATTTGCTCTATCGCACTGGTAAGTTTCTCAAGCGCAACAGAGCAGGGTTAGCAACAGCAGCCTTAGTTGCTGGAAGCATCAGTGCTCTTTGGCTTGGGCAAGGGAAGTTTCCTTTCGGTCCTCCCCCAGTTCGTGCCATTGCTGTATTACCTTTTAAAAATATTGATCCTGATCCACGTAATTCTTATCTGAGCGACGGTATTACTGAAGATATCTCTACAAAATTGGGCGAGGTAGGCAGCCTAGATATTATCAGCAATGAGGCGATGAAACGGTACAAGAATAGCAAAAAGTCCCCACGAGAAATTGGTGCAGAACTTGGTGCAACTGCTCTTGTGACAGGCAGCATACAGCGTGATGGAGAAAGAATTCATATCACAAGCCGACTGATTGAAGCAAATACTGAAAAGCAGATCTGGGCTAAAAGCTTTGATCGTTTGAATGAAGATATTTTTGTAATTCAGAATATAATTGCTACTGATATTGCTCAGATACTAAAGGCAAAACTGACACCTGAAGTTATTAGCCAGATTACTCAAAAACCTACAACTAGTCTTGATGCTTATAATTACTATCGGAAAGGACTAGAATACTATTCGTTTTATCGAAAATCAGACAATGAACAAGCCATCCGCCTTTTCCAGAAAGCTTTGGGAAAAGATCCAAATTTTGCTTTAGCTTGGTCTGGACTAGGAGACAGCTATGCTCAGCGAGTAGAGAAATTTGGTTATTCTACTAAATGGTTGGACTACTCTATTGTATCAAGCCAGAAAGCACTCGCTCTCAATCCTAATTTGGCTGAAGGATATAAGTCACTGGGGTTAGCATATCTTTATAAGGGTTTCTTTCGAAAAGCGCTCCAGGCTGAAGAAAAAGCCATTTCTATCAATCCCAGTTTCTTTGCAGCTTTGAACGTATACGCCTTTGCTAATGGCTATCGAGGAGATTGGGACATAGCTTTAAAAGCCCTTAAAAAAGCTCAAAGACTCAACTTAATCAGTGCTTATGGATACATTAGCCTTGCAGAAGCTTACATTGCTCTTAACATGGATTCTGAAGCTGAACAACAACTACTCCAAGCTATTCAGTTACAACCAGATGTCTATAACGGTCACAAACAACTCAGTCATCTTTACTTAATACAAGGTAAATACAATGATGCGTATAAGCAAGCTCAAGTATGTGTTTCCGTCGCTCCTAATAGTGCCGATTGTAATGCTGCTGTTGGAAATCTGGAATTACAGCGTGGTAATTTACAGAATGCACTCAACTATTACTTAAAGATTCCAGCAGTCTTGAGAGCGGAATATTATGGTGCATCAATAGGCTTTATCTATAAAAGTTTAGGCAAAAGAAAAACTTCAGATCTCTATTTGCGGAATTATATTAAGTATGGAGAAAGAGCCTTTGCATATGGCAGTGAGGATTTGGACATTGCCTACAGGATGGCCACAGCCTACAGTGTACTCGGTAGAAAAAGCGAAGCGCTTACTCACTTAAGACATGCGTTCAGATTAGGCTGGCGTGCTTATCGAGAAGCTCAAATAGATCCTCTCTTTTCTAAACTCCGCCATGATTCCGAATTCGTATATATTTTGCGAGAGGCTGAAATCGCAGTTAAGCGAATGCAAGAGACAACAACGGAAAACCGTTGA
- a CDS encoding Dps family protein has translation MIKPNIGLSPEQREGVVELLNRDLADVNLVLIKTKKYHWDVVGPQFRTLHKLWEEQYEALSLNGDKIAERVRALGGYPVGTAKGFLEYGSIKEHAGEVPNAYGMVANLLADHEQIIRNLREHVDASEEQFHDTGTADFLTGLMEEHEEMAWMLRSFIEGESIQPAAENRSGADVRTPVELR, from the coding sequence ATGATCAAACCGAATATCGGCCTCAGCCCCGAACAGCGCGAAGGCGTTGTCGAGTTGCTCAACCGCGATCTGGCCGACGTGAACCTGGTGCTGATCAAAACCAAGAAGTACCACTGGGACGTCGTCGGTCCCCAGTTCCGCACGCTGCACAAGCTGTGGGAGGAGCAGTACGAGGCACTCAGCCTCAACGGCGACAAGATCGCCGAGCGCGTCCGGGCCCTGGGCGGCTACCCGGTCGGCACGGCCAAGGGCTTCCTCGAGTACGGCTCGATCAAGGAGCACGCTGGAGAGGTACCGAACGCCTACGGCATGGTCGCCAATCTGCTGGCGGACCACGAGCAGATCATCCGCAACCTGCGCGAGCACGTCGATGCCAGCGAGGAGCAGTTCCACGATACGGGCACGGCGGACTTTCTGACCGGCCTGATGGAGGAGCACGAGGAGATGGCCTGGATGCTGCGCTCGTTTATCGAGGGCGAATCGATCCAGCCCGCCGCTGAGAACCGCTCCGGCGCTGACGTGCGCACACCGGTAGAGCTGCGCTAA
- a CDS encoding sigma-70 family RNA polymerase sigma factor: protein MDELDATQLLLAWQKGDQNALSALTPMIYKELRRRAGSLMSQERSGHTLQATALVNEAYLRLVNQKDTCWKSRAHFLGVAAHLMRKILIDHARAHGAAKRGGQMRKLSFDEAGDVVQQGEDFDWSDLEAALEELSQLSEEHSRVVELRFFGGLTIEETAEVLGVSSGTVKRRWDFARAWLRKRLKDGEGGDT from the coding sequence ATGGATGAGCTAGATGCGACCCAACTGCTGCTGGCCTGGCAAAAAGGCGATCAAAATGCCCTTTCTGCCCTGACGCCAATGATCTACAAGGAGCTGCGCCGCCGTGCCGGTAGCCTGATGTCCCAAGAGCGCAGCGGCCACACCTTGCAGGCGACAGCCCTGGTCAACGAAGCCTATTTGCGATTGGTGAACCAGAAAGACACCTGCTGGAAAAGCCGCGCCCACTTTCTAGGCGTCGCCGCTCACCTGATGCGCAAGATCCTCATCGACCACGCCCGCGCCCACGGGGCCGCCAAGCGCGGTGGTCAGATGCGCAAACTCTCCTTCGATGAAGCAGGAGATGTGGTGCAACAGGGAGAGGACTTCGACTGGAGCGATCTTGAAGCGGCCCTGGAGGAACTATCCCAACTTTCTGAAGAACACAGCCGCGTTGTCGAGTTACGCTTCTTCGGCGGCCTGACGATCGAAGAGACCGCCGAGGTTCTTGGAGTTTCGAGCGGAACTGTCAAGCGGCGCTGGGACTTTGCCAGAGCCTGGCTGCGCAAGCGCCTGAAAGATGGGGAAGGCGGTGACACCTGA
- a CDS encoding fasciclin domain-containing protein: MADIVDTAIGAGFKTLAKALQAAELVHTLKEHGPYTVFAPTDEAFSRLPAGKLETLLAPENKETLSQLLLHHVVRGVLRSTDLTTGDIQSLVSSDLHVTVSSGVVVNDAKVVQADVQADNGIIHAIDRVLLYPN; encoded by the coding sequence ATGGCCGATATCGTCGATACCGCTATTGGGGCCGGTTTCAAGACACTGGCAAAGGCTCTGCAGGCTGCCGAACTGGTGCATACGCTCAAGGAACACGGACCCTACACGGTCTTCGCACCCACCGACGAAGCGTTCAGCCGCTTGCCCGCCGGTAAGCTTGAAACCTTGCTCGCTCCGGAGAACAAAGAAACCCTGAGCCAGTTGCTGCTCCACCACGTCGTTCGGGGAGTGTTGCGCTCCACGGACCTCACGACCGGTGACATTCAGTCTCTGGTAAGCAGCGACCTGCACGTGACGGTGAGCAGCGGCGTGGTCGTCAACGACGCAAAAGTGGTCCAGGCGGACGTGCAGGCCGACAACGGCATCATCCACGCCATCGACCGCGTGTTACTCTATCCGAACTGA
- the rpaB gene encoding response regulator transcription factor RpaB encodes MDNRKEKILVVDDEASIRRILETRLSMIGYDVVTAADGEEALEVFSREHPDLVVLDVMMPKLDGYGVCQELRKDSDVPIIMLTALGDVADRITGLELGADDYVVKPFSPKELEARIRSVLRRADRDTASGIPSSGVIHVGDLKIDTNKRQVYKRGERIRLTGMEFSLLELLVSRSGEPFSRSEILQEVWGYTPERHVDTRVVDVHISRLRSKLEDDPSNPELILTARGTGYLFQRITEPKE; translated from the coding sequence TTGGACAACCGTAAAGAGAAAATTCTTGTTGTTGACGACGAGGCCAGCATCCGCCGCATCCTCGAAACACGTCTATCGATGATCGGTTACGATGTCGTGACCGCTGCCGACGGTGAAGAGGCACTCGAAGTTTTTAGCCGCGAGCATCCCGATCTGGTCGTACTGGACGTGATGATGCCCAAGCTCGACGGCTACGGTGTCTGCCAGGAGCTGCGCAAAGATTCCGACGTGCCGATCATCATGCTGACGGCCCTGGGCGACGTGGCCGATCGGATCACAGGGTTGGAGTTGGGAGCAGACGATTACGTCGTCAAGCCCTTCTCCCCCAAAGAACTCGAAGCGCGCATCCGCTCGGTGCTCCGGCGGGCTGACCGCGACACGGCAAGCGGCATCCCCAGTTCCGGTGTCATCCATGTGGGCGATCTCAAGATCGACACCAACAAGCGCCAGGTCTACAAGCGCGGCGAGCGTATCCGCCTCACCGGCATGGAGTTCTCGCTCCTTGAGCTATTGGTGAGCCGCTCCGGCGAACCCTTCTCGCGCTCAGAAATTTTGCAGGAAGTCTGGGGCTACACCCCCGAGCGCCACGTCGATACTCGCGTCGTCGATGTCCACATCTCGCGCCTGCGCTCCAAACTCGAAGACGATCCGTCCAATCCAGAACTGATCCTCACCGCTCGCGGCACCGGCTATCTGTTCCAGCGGATCACCGAACCCAAAGAGTAG
- a CDS encoding GspE/PulE family protein: protein MTALALSERTLATHQRLFEIKLLFGVMVIDPEQDAPGEAESGRLRELVGSEACAHYRLLPIRQEQSTVVVAMVDPDDLEAIDHLVRRLHCQGLALRRVAVGEEEYGRWLARRGVGEERAVLPEWQVQEESPVLRLAGQILLRAISSGSSDIHIEPTERHLRIRLRQDGVLREAFEPLPIEIAPALVSHFKVLAELDIAERRLPQDGRLRRHFDGRAIDFRLSTLPGRYGEKLVLRLLDSAARFRLAELIADGQTLALVNRWIHRPHGLVLVTGPTGSGKTTTLYAALEERNEVGLNIVTAEDPIEYSLPGVTQVQVLREKGLDFARILRAFLRQDPDILLVGESRDRETIATAVEAALTGHLVLTSLHTNDAAEAIVRLAELGIEPYLITGALVGVLAQRLVRRLCAHCREPYYPNPERLRPFGALTATTGKVVFYRARSCDHCGGTGYKGRVGVYEAMGISEGLRTLIADGASAARLRGAALEAGMQTLLTSALQLARRGLTSLEEVERVVLTDAGLHACTAHTSNCRGCRAELRPEWIDCPYCTTPRQDG, encoded by the coding sequence ATGACGGCTCTTGCATTGAGCGAGCGGACCCTGGCAACGCACCAGCGGTTATTTGAAATCAAGCTGCTTTTTGGGGTGATGGTGATCGATCCCGAGCAGGACGCGCCGGGCGAGGCAGAATCCGGACGGCTGCGGGAACTCGTCGGGTCCGAAGCCTGTGCCCATTACCGGTTGCTCCCGATCCGGCAGGAGCAGTCCACCGTAGTCGTCGCGATGGTCGATCCAGATGATCTGGAGGCCATCGACCATCTCGTGCGCCGCCTGCACTGCCAGGGACTTGCCCTGAGGCGGGTGGCGGTGGGCGAGGAGGAGTACGGGCGCTGGCTTGCCCGGCGGGGGGTCGGGGAGGAACGGGCGGTGTTGCCGGAGTGGCAGGTGCAGGAGGAAAGCCCGGTTCTCCGGCTCGCGGGCCAGATTCTTTTGCGGGCAATCAGCAGCGGCAGCTCCGACATCCATATCGAACCGACTGAGAGGCACCTGCGCATCCGTCTGCGCCAGGACGGCGTGCTGCGCGAGGCGTTCGAGCCCTTGCCGATTGAGATCGCCCCGGCTCTGGTGTCGCACTTCAAGGTGCTGGCGGAACTGGACATTGCCGAGCGGCGGTTGCCCCAGGATGGCCGCCTGCGCCGCCACTTCGATGGCCGGGCGATCGACTTTCGCCTCTCGACGCTGCCGGGACGCTACGGCGAAAAGCTGGTATTGCGCCTGTTAGACAGTGCCGCTCGCTTTCGCCTGGCAGAACTCATCGCGGATGGGCAGACTCTGGCGCTCGTCAACCGCTGGATCCACCGCCCCCACGGCCTGGTGCTCGTCACCGGCCCCACCGGCTCGGGCAAGACGACGACGCTCTACGCCGCCCTGGAGGAGCGCAACGAAGTGGGCCTCAACATCGTCACCGCTGAAGATCCGATCGAGTACAGCCTGCCGGGGGTGACCCAGGTGCAGGTGCTGCGCGAGAAGGGGCTCGACTTTGCCCGGATCCTGCGCGCCTTCTTGCGCCAGGATCCGGACATCTTGCTGGTGGGTGAAAGCCGCGACCGCGAGACGATCGCCACCGCCGTCGAGGCGGCCCTCACCGGGCATCTGGTGCTCACCAGCCTGCACACCAACGACGCCGCCGAAGCGATCGTCCGGCTGGCAGAACTGGGTATCGAGCCGTACCTCATCACCGGTGCGCTGGTGGGTGTGCTGGCCCAGCGGCTGGTGCGCCGCCTCTGTGCCCACTGCCGCGAACCGTACTATCCGAACCCTGAGCGGCTCAGACCGTTCGGCGCGCTCACAGCCACCACCGGCAAAGTCGTCTTCTACCGCGCCCGGAGCTGTGATCACTGCGGCGGCACCGGCTACAAGGGCCGGGTCGGCGTCTACGAAGCGATGGGTATCAGCGAAGGGCTGCGCACACTGATTGCCGACGGCGCTTCTGCAGCTCGCCTGCGGGGAGCGGCGCTTGAGGCAGGAATGCAGACGCTGCTCACCTCCGCGCTGCAACTGGCCCGCCGGGGGC